In Coffea eugenioides isolate CCC68of chromosome 4, Ceug_1.0, whole genome shotgun sequence, the genomic stretch TGGGTGAAAAAGGCATTAGCAAAGAGGCTTTCCGCGTCAGCAGAGTAGAATGGTATAATCCTTAGTATGCTGTTTAGTCGTCAAAGGTCTAGCCATAGTAGTGTTCTTTCAATTCCTTGAAATAAACACAGAGATGTAATATAGTCTCTCCAAACTTCTAGAGGATCATAATGCTTTTGTTAGAATTTTTCTTGAACAATGGACACAAAAACCTCTTAACCTTATTTGTCATTATAATCTTGGAAGTCTGAAAGCAGGGGAATCTATGATTTGTTTCAGTAAGATGATGATGGAGTAAAATCATCCGTTTACCTCCCAAGACCTGCCACGAAATCTTCACTCTTCTGCCTATGCATATCAACTCCCTCCATTCCTTTTAGATAAACGCTTCGCTGCATTTAAGCATGCCTATGACGATAAAAtttgataatgtatacactgacaCGTATATAAGATTGATCCTAATGTAGACAACTGATATTTGACAGTTGGACAAACTGAATATAGGTCCAAGAGATGTAAAAGGACCCAAAATGAGCAagtaaataaatagaaaacaagCAAAGCTTGGGGAAGGCAGGTAGCTAACAGCAGATATCAATATCCCGTGAAACCCAAGTCATATTCCACGTTGCCCACCTCCAAGAAGGCCATCATGATCGCATTTCATACAAATATGATACAATATCGTTACATCCAAAGGACCTCAGAATGTTGTATTACTGAAGATATATGCTATCATACTTCTGTAATCTCTATATTCAAAATGATAATCTATGTGTTTTTGCCTGTGAACCTGACATGGAATAGATAATTACATTTCAAGCCTCCAATAGTGACCCAAAACTGAAGCTTACTAGAGCTTCTTcatcaaaatccaaaaaattcaGATGAATGTTCTAACAAAACATCCAAAGCACTAGGAGCAAACTTTCTTGCAAACAGGAAACACAGAGTAGATGGCTGATTATTGTAGATACACGTCTTACCATCAAAAATTCTCTTGAAGAACTTGTCTGTAATATCAGCCTTCCCAAATGTAGCAGGGTGAGCACCACCTCTGGACCAGTCCACCCAAGTCAGACTCCTGTTTGCCAAGAGCTGAGGAGATTGGATACTCAGCATGGTTGGGAAATAGTGTTCGTCCACGTAACATGCGGGTCTGCAAAATCGTTCAAACTTGGGGTAATAGATATTATCTTGAACAATGTCAACAGCTAGCTTTCTGTTTATTTCAAACCACTGGGATCCTTTACGCCATTCGGTGATGTTGACCTCCGGTGCCATATTCGCATTGTATCGGCCTCTCCCAAAAGGGCTATCTTCATCAAATACACCCATAAAGCTGAACCTAGATCTTGATATATAGCGATAAACAATGCTGAAGTTATAAAGAGGAATGCAGGCTTCAGACAGGAGGACAAACCACTCATTTGATATGTCAAGCAAGGCATTAGCAAGAAGTCGTCTTTCAGCATCACACATACTCATTGTTCCCCATTCAACCATCTGCACAAAAAAAACACTTTATCTACAGCCCCACATTAAAAGTCATATGGCAGGAAACAGTGCAAATTATTTAAGATTTAATATGTAAGAAGTGTGTAACATACAATAAAAGTGTAAAGCATAAAGACAGCACGACAAACATATGCAGTTGGAAAAACCTCTTGGAAAGCCAAAAGCAGGTGCCAACTGCCCAATCCATCAATCCTGCCATGTGTTTATTTCAATAACTAACATGTTTTGTTTGGAAGAAACTTTATTACAATGCATATATATCTACTTCTTCAATTAGATGATTGGCATCAAAATGGCTCATCTGACCCCGGTGAACCCTTCAGAGGAAAGACGTGTACATGAGCAGAAGACGTGATAAAATAACACCAACTATGATTATCTCCTATCCAAAAAATCACTCTAATGAGCCTCTAAGTAAATTAACGGAAATACAAGATGAATATAGTTTCTGGTCGTAAACTAATGAATAACACTAACAAACTCTGATATgtcttaaaaaaaagaaagggtgCTTAGTAAAACTGTCCAAGCACCTAATTCTTTCCAACAGCCTCAAATTGCATCCACAAGCTACAGCATTTTCACTATCTGTTCCAGGCATATCAAGGTTTCAGCATCCATGGTATGAGCCTCCGCCAGTATTTCTGGTATCACTTAGGTTACTTTTCCATTTAAAAGAGAATTTCATATGTATGCAAGCAATTAGACACTATAAAGGACCACTAAAATTGCTAATTGCCGAATGGCCTGCTTCCCGTTTCATAAAGGAGAATCTCCTGTATATCCACCAATATGCAACCATGTTCAAAAGTGCAACGCGCAAGCTTATAgtatatcccaaaaaaaaaaaaaaaacacaagccATGATTAACCAACTTGCAAACCCTACAAGACTGTTGTTCAGTTTATTCACCTCTattccattttcctttcctgTGAGAGAGTTGGAAACTTGCATCTAGACTTTACTGATAAATTGCACAATCAGGAATATGCAGCCAAAATTGTAGGACTAACTCTATACAGAAATGGACTATTAGACTGCAACCTTATACATTTAAGTCAAAATCCTCATAGGAATGCTGACAATAACACAACAGAAAAGTTAATGTAAGCAGACTTAAAgacaacaacaacaagaagaACAATGACAGCTCTAAATGCCAATAACAACAGCAATACGACATAGTAACTCACTATTACCATTAATTGCAGGCATGGCACAGGCAGCAGAACCAAAGTTTTCATAATTGCGTAAAAGTCACAagaaaccaaaattttatcatGCAAAACTTCGTTTAACAGGCCAACCATCATGGGTGATTCAGTCAGGATATCTAAATTATTCAGCATGCAAAATGTCGCAAGGGGGAAAAAACCATCATTGGATTGAAAGTTGAGATAACCGGCCAGAAAACAATTGGCTAAAGACATTACCCAAAGTAA encodes the following:
- the LOC113768176 gene encoding uncharacterized protein LOC113768176, which gives rise to MQSRVGSHGTLEEGGKDPIMKLANPARPLQLRLLQFLLLFLGVGIVFSFFSMYMIRYTGGPQNVVAMSEPIILPCVPEPSSLESWVKTPLSLSHKMNDSELFWRASFVPRINTYPFKRVPKIAFMFLTRGPLPMAPLWEKFFNGNEGLYSIYIHSLPLYQPDFPPSSVFFGKQIPSQMVEWGTMSMCDAERRLLANALLDISNEWFVLLSEACIPLYNFSIVYRYISRSRFSFMGVFDEDSPFGRGRYNANMAPEVNITEWRKGSQWFEINRKLAVDIVQDNIYYPKFERFCRPACYVDEHYFPTMLSIQSPQLLANRSLTWVDWSRGGAHPATFGKADITDKFFKRIFDGKTCIYNNQPSTLCFLFARKFAPSALDVLLEHSSEFFGF